Proteins encoded in a region of the Planococcus shixiaomingii genome:
- a CDS encoding MsnO8 family LLM class oxidoreductase: MKLSVLDQAPVTTGNTAEDAMKKAVELAVLADKLGYSRMWMAEHHGSGAFSSSAPEVTAAYLSAKTENIRIGTGGVMMMHYSPLKLAEVFKTLSALAPGRIDFGVGRAPGGDHSSIYALSEGRRAMTDDMYGKFDTALKLINDEVPEDSLYNKTIASPTHIKLPEAWLLGSSGNSALEAGRMGVGYSFAQFFNGGMTKDILDSYRANFVASAFMEKPEISVSYLVTTAETAEEAEYEALPQDISRLMFMKGRIMPLMTPEEAQNSALTEMDRMQIQASRKIHLVGSAKDVADQLQREQNEYGFEEAMICSIPHSQEKRLDVYRLLAQQLL; this comes from the coding sequence ATGAAATTAAGCGTATTGGACCAAGCTCCTGTCACAACCGGAAACACAGCAGAAGACGCCATGAAAAAAGCGGTGGAACTCGCGGTTCTCGCCGACAAGTTAGGCTACAGCCGGATGTGGATGGCAGAACATCATGGCTCGGGCGCATTTTCCAGCTCCGCTCCTGAAGTCACTGCCGCTTACCTAAGCGCCAAAACAGAGAACATCCGAATCGGCACAGGCGGCGTGATGATGATGCATTACTCGCCTTTGAAACTTGCGGAGGTGTTCAAGACATTGAGCGCCCTTGCGCCTGGCCGCATCGATTTCGGTGTGGGACGCGCACCAGGCGGTGACCACAGTTCCATCTACGCATTGTCTGAAGGACGCCGGGCCATGACCGATGATATGTACGGGAAATTCGACACGGCGCTGAAACTGATCAACGACGAAGTGCCTGAAGACAGTCTCTACAATAAAACAATCGCTTCTCCGACACATATCAAACTGCCGGAAGCCTGGTTGCTCGGCTCGAGCGGCAATAGCGCATTGGAGGCCGGACGAATGGGCGTCGGCTATTCGTTTGCCCAGTTTTTCAATGGTGGCATGACGAAAGACATTTTAGATTCGTACCGGGCAAATTTCGTAGCTTCTGCTTTTATGGAAAAACCGGAAATTTCCGTGTCGTATTTAGTGACAACGGCTGAAACGGCCGAAGAAGCGGAATACGAAGCATTGCCGCAGGACATTTCGCGCCTGATGTTTATGAAAGGCCGCATCATGCCTCTCATGACACCGGAAGAAGCACAAAATTCCGCATTGACGGAAATGGACCGCATGCAAATCCAGGCAAGCCGCAAAATCCATTTAGTCGGGTCTGCTAAAGACGTGGCAGATCAATTGCAACGGGAGCAAAATGAATACGGCTTTGAAGAAGCCATGATTTGCAGCATCCCTCATTCCCAGGAAAAACGGTTGGATGTCTATCGTTTACTGGCACAGCAATTACTTTAA
- a CDS encoding ATP-binding cassette domain-containing protein has protein sequence MADKRDEIILRGLRENNLKNIDLNIPKEKINVFTGLSGSGKSSVVFDTLATESRRQMTLNYPLYIRHLMPRYERPHADLMQHLSPVVVVEQKPIRGNSRSTVGTYMDIDPLIRLLFSRIGSPPIGSATEFSRESSFGNCPVCNGFGEIVVPDITKIIDHTKSLRDSAVRFKPLAPPGWQGRWIVDGGLFDADLPIKDFTEDKYNLLVYGPPEGKQAFGTYYYKDGTTEIEWDGIIPRFIRLYINRDLTKLKRTSQEDVLAMTTHTTCPTCEGSGLNPKVLECKINGLNIAQYDHLELTELLGELAKIQDPVGTSIAQQAFPNVKQLVDLGLGYLSLARKMGTLSGGEAQRVKIARHLGSSLNNITYIFDEPSAGLHPEEIDMLTHMLKNLRDNHNTVVVIEHNLAVIKTADEIIEMGPGAGVSGGEVVYQGTQAGLKKASAITDLNHKVTINKNPRKAENGFSIKDAAANNLKNVSVEIPKNVLVSVCGVSGSGKSSLLFGGFMENYPETIAVSQGSIGTSSRSTLATYMGIMDDIRSILAKETGQPVGLFSFNSTGACPVCEGKGVTTPDVAFADPITVTCEACRGTRYSDEALSHRHLGKNIVEILELSIDETNQYLKMPKIVKKVDTLKDVGLGYLTLGQTTSSLSGGEVQRLKLASHLKKEGQIYLLDEPSLGLHTKDNAHLLDVFQGLVDKGNSVILIEHNLNFIAASDWVIEMGPGGGKKGGEVLFEGTPVSMLQSGTLTAKWLRKGVKG, from the coding sequence ATGGCAGATAAAAGAGATGAAATCATTTTGCGGGGGCTTCGCGAAAATAATTTAAAGAATATCGATTTAAATATCCCGAAAGAAAAAATCAATGTGTTTACCGGCCTGTCAGGTTCAGGGAAAAGTTCGGTCGTATTTGATACCTTAGCGACAGAAAGCAGAAGACAAATGACGTTAAACTATCCTCTTTATATCCGGCATCTGATGCCAAGGTACGAAAGGCCGCATGCCGACTTGATGCAGCACTTAAGCCCGGTTGTCGTCGTGGAACAGAAACCGATCAGAGGCAATTCTCGCTCGACTGTTGGGACTTATATGGATATTGATCCTTTAATCCGGCTGTTGTTTTCACGGATCGGCAGTCCGCCGATCGGTTCAGCCACCGAATTTTCGCGTGAAAGTTCTTTTGGCAACTGCCCGGTATGCAACGGCTTCGGGGAAATCGTTGTGCCCGATATCACCAAAATCATCGATCACACGAAATCACTCCGGGACTCTGCAGTGAGATTCAAGCCGCTGGCGCCGCCCGGCTGGCAAGGCAGATGGATAGTGGACGGCGGATTATTCGACGCCGATCTCCCGATCAAAGATTTCACGGAAGATAAATACAATCTTCTAGTCTACGGGCCGCCGGAAGGCAAGCAGGCATTTGGAACTTATTATTACAAAGATGGCACTACGGAAATCGAATGGGACGGCATCATTCCGCGCTTTATTCGCCTGTACATTAATCGCGATCTCACGAAGTTGAAGAGAACGTCCCAGGAAGATGTCTTAGCAATGACGACGCACACAACGTGCCCGACCTGCGAAGGTTCGGGATTAAATCCGAAAGTGCTGGAATGCAAAATCAACGGCTTGAATATCGCACAATACGACCATCTGGAGCTGACAGAATTGCTGGGTGAACTGGCGAAAATACAAGACCCTGTCGGAACATCAATTGCACAGCAAGCGTTTCCGAATGTAAAACAACTGGTCGACTTGGGGCTGGGTTATTTGAGTCTGGCGCGAAAAATGGGAACCTTGTCGGGTGGAGAAGCGCAGCGCGTGAAAATTGCCCGCCATTTAGGCAGCAGTTTAAATAACATCACGTATATTTTCGATGAACCCAGTGCAGGGCTTCATCCGGAAGAAATCGACATGCTGACGCACATGTTGAAAAATTTAAGAGACAATCACAATACCGTCGTCGTGATCGAACATAATTTAGCGGTCATTAAAACGGCAGATGAAATCATCGAAATGGGTCCGGGAGCTGGAGTGAGCGGCGGCGAAGTGGTGTATCAAGGCACACAAGCAGGGTTGAAGAAAGCTTCAGCCATAACCGATTTGAATCATAAAGTCACCATCAATAAAAATCCAAGAAAAGCAGAAAACGGATTCTCGATAAAAGATGCGGCTGCCAACAACTTGAAAAATGTCAGTGTGGAAATCCCGAAAAACGTCCTGGTGTCGGTATGCGGCGTTTCAGGGTCCGGCAAGAGTTCGTTGCTGTTCGGCGGATTTATGGAGAACTATCCCGAAACCATCGCGGTCAGCCAAGGCAGCATCGGCACTTCCAGCCGTTCGACGCTTGCTACTTACATGGGGATTATGGATGATATCCGGTCGATTCTGGCCAAAGAAACGGGACAACCGGTGGGATTGTTCAGCTTTAATTCGACAGGTGCCTGCCCGGTATGCGAGGGCAAAGGCGTCACCACGCCGGACGTGGCTTTTGCGGATCCCATAACCGTCACATGTGAAGCCTGTAGAGGGACGCGGTATTCAGACGAAGCCCTGTCCCACCGCCACTTAGGAAAAAATATCGTGGAAATTTTAGAGCTGTCGATCGACGAAACCAATCAGTATTTAAAAATGCCGAAAATCGTCAAAAAAGTAGATACCTTAAAAGATGTAGGCTTGGGCTATCTAACATTAGGGCAGACGACCAGCTCGTTGAGTGGAGGCGAAGTGCAACGCCTCAAACTTGCCAGTCACTTGAAAAAAGAAGGGCAAATCTATTTATTGGATGAACCCTCATTAGGCCTGCATACCAAAGACAACGCTCATTTATTGGACGTCTTCCAAGGCCTTGTCGACAAAGGCAATTCGGTCATCCTCATCGAGCACAATCTGAACTTTATCGCCGCGAGCGACTGGGTCATCGAAATGGGTCCAGGCGGCGGAAAAAAAGGAGGCGAAGTCTTGTTCGAAGGAACACCGGTAAGCATGCTCCAGTCGGGAACATTGACGGCGAAGTGGCTGAGAAAAGGTGTGAAGGGATAA
- a CDS encoding CPBP family intramembrane glutamic endopeptidase produces MFEEMRTRFVIGLMTVVSIVSVSLLLQATGNVLLNSLFAMLVFYIVLPVGICSYSFNKRGVKLRQVVFYRGTARWLLPVFGLTVLVTASSISLYWLLLRGLLSLSPTVVDSLLTQRQLPDALWYLVAIGFILAVIAPIAEEFVFREVLLNQLMAIFGLWKGISLTSLIFAIFHFNIFGSFLFAVVASLLYVKTGNLLLPILLHIFNNTFSVYQTFVNPSFLEWLMVKDINDLYAKAGANLIMLIVSVGLLIFISLWMGRNLETRQQSIK; encoded by the coding sequence ATGTTTGAGGAGATGAGGACCCGGTTTGTGATAGGCTTGATGACAGTTGTGTCCATTGTATCGGTTTCCCTTCTGCTGCAGGCCACTGGAAACGTTCTCCTCAATAGTTTATTCGCCATGTTGGTTTTCTATATCGTTCTGCCTGTGGGCATTTGCAGCTATTCTTTCAATAAGCGCGGTGTGAAACTGCGTCAAGTTGTATTTTACCGCGGGACCGCGCGCTGGCTCCTGCCGGTATTCGGCCTTACCGTACTGGTAACAGCTTCATCGATCAGCCTCTATTGGCTCCTGTTGCGTGGGCTCCTGTCTCTCTCGCCCACTGTAGTCGATTCTCTACTCACACAACGGCAGCTCCCCGATGCCTTATGGTATTTGGTCGCGATCGGCTTTATCTTAGCGGTCATCGCGCCGATTGCGGAAGAGTTTGTGTTCCGAGAGGTGCTCCTGAATCAACTGATGGCAATATTCGGCTTATGGAAAGGAATCAGCTTAACTAGTCTGATTTTCGCCATCTTCCACTTCAATATTTTCGGCTCCTTTCTGTTTGCCGTGGTGGCGTCACTCCTGTATGTGAAGACCGGCAATTTGCTCTTGCCCATCCTGCTTCATATCTTCAACAACACCTTCTCTGTATACCAAACTTTCGTCAATCCGTCTTTTCTGGAATGGCTCATGGTGAAGGATATAAATGATTTGTATGCAAAGGCTGGCGCGAACCTCATTATGCTGATTGTCAGTGTGGGATTGTTGATTTTCATTAGTTTATGGATGGGTCGGAATTTGGAAACAAGGCAGCAGTCTATAAAATAA
- a CDS encoding peptidoglycan-binding domain-containing protein, whose amino-acid sequence MKKKWIPLLLAFGLLVAFPLSSQSVAATSNASVGQEEKLPARLENLMDIAPEHQFILRKGSVRIEVELLQWTLNQYGLKTAVDGIFGPSTDKNVRQYQRDKGLKVDGIVGVNTWVAIYGEY is encoded by the coding sequence GTGAAGAAGAAATGGATTCCACTGTTGCTGGCATTTGGGTTATTAGTTGCATTTCCCCTCTCCTCTCAATCGGTGGCAGCTACAAGCAACGCATCTGTAGGTCAGGAAGAGAAGTTGCCGGCAAGACTTGAGAATCTAATGGACATCGCGCCGGAACACCAGTTTATTCTGCGCAAAGGAAGTGTGCGCATTGAAGTGGAACTCCTCCAATGGACATTAAATCAGTATGGGCTAAAAACAGCAGTCGATGGAATCTTTGGGCCAAGCACAGACAAAAATGTCCGGCAATACCAAAGGGATAAAGGCTTGAAAGTTGATGGCATTGTCGGTGTGAATACGTGGGTTGCCATATACGGGGAATATTAG
- a CDS encoding AAA family ATPase gives MELLIENIGLVNRAQIKLDGLTVIAGENDTGKSTVGKAIFSIIKGMNSHHRDFKEDKFSQIDDVIDNIYFKVRDISNKSNHRESTEFSRTLYPPEIRRVLLKYFNVEDYEMISNYLVSYKESIHLELDKLEASEESRTEVHLLQDKLDSLLQNAQDRDNYIYRSIRLALKSEFGSDLSNKFTEEHSKIVYYENGERIFDGNVVDGIIKSASFSLTPLEIEDVTYIESPLILQMYKMVASSNIFINASKLNRIKRNNKGPIPFHMKDLISKMSNSTYYEVEFEDSNLKIIEEISSIIGGETIFDKDSDEFIFEKGINGKQYSFNTSNVASGIKSFSMIQMLLKSQSINPRSILILDEPEIHLHPKWQIRYCEILVKLAERGIKVLVNSHSPYIIQALKVLSEKYEIEEKTNFYLAEKNENGSSLISNVNEDLNSVFKKLSDPLQSLVWE, from the coding sequence ATGGAATTATTAATTGAAAACATTGGATTGGTTAATAGAGCTCAAATAAAGTTAGATGGCTTAACAGTCATTGCTGGAGAAAATGATACAGGCAAAAGTACAGTTGGAAAAGCTATTTTTTCTATAATAAAAGGGATGAACAGCCACCATAGGGATTTTAAAGAAGATAAGTTTTCTCAAATTGATGATGTAATTGACAATATTTATTTTAAAGTTCGGGATATTTCTAATAAGTCCAATCATAGAGAATCAACTGAATTTTCGAGAACTCTTTATCCGCCTGAAATACGTAGAGTTTTACTCAAATATTTCAACGTAGAAGATTATGAAATGATTTCAAACTATTTAGTTTCTTATAAAGAAAGTATTCATTTAGAGTTAGACAAGTTAGAAGCTTCAGAGGAGTCGAGGACGGAAGTTCATTTATTACAAGATAAATTAGATTCTTTATTACAGAACGCACAAGATCGAGATAATTATATTTACAGATCTATAAGATTAGCTCTCAAATCGGAATTTGGATCTGATTTGTCAAATAAGTTTACTGAAGAACATTCAAAAATTGTCTATTACGAAAATGGTGAAAGAATTTTTGATGGAAATGTAGTAGATGGCATTATAAAAAGCGCTTCATTTTCTTTAACACCACTAGAAATAGAAGATGTGACCTATATTGAATCACCTTTAATCTTGCAAATGTATAAAATGGTAGCAAGTTCAAATATTTTTATAAATGCTTCAAAATTAAATAGAATAAAAAGAAATAATAAAGGACCAATTCCTTTCCATATGAAAGATTTAATTTCAAAAATGTCTAACTCTACATATTATGAAGTTGAATTCGAGGACTCAAATTTAAAAATAATAGAAGAAATTAGCTCCATAATTGGTGGAGAAACTATATTTGATAAGGACAGTGACGAATTTATTTTTGAAAAAGGTATAAACGGAAAACAGTATTCGTTTAATACTTCTAATGTGGCTTCCGGAATAAAATCTTTTAGTATGATTCAAATGTTGTTAAAATCCCAATCAATTAATCCTAGAAGTATATTAATTTTAGATGAGCCTGAGATTCATTTACACCCCAAATGGCAAATTAGATACTGTGAAATATTGGTTAAGTTAGCAGAGAGGGGCATTAAGGTTTTAGTAAACTCACATAGCCCTTATATTATACAGGCGTTAAAAGTACTGAGTGAAAAATACGAAATTGAAGAAAAAACTAATTTCTATTTAGCTGAAAAAAATGAAAATGGAAGCTCGTTAATTTCAAATGTGAACGAAGATCTGAATTCTGTATTTAAAAAATTGTCTGATCCATTACAAAGCTTAGTATGGGAGTAA
- a CDS encoding DNA/RNA non-specific endonuclease has translation MDVVFILLMLLALLAFAASIVMLLVSALFKKGLTVKQSALAAGVSFAVIIGSFIGFGFTADEVETAASVESEQVEAQKEKSAKEKAEEQRIAQEEAEKQAAEEKKKEKAAAEKLVKEKEAQELAAKEKASSEAEAKLNDELFAGYEMIEVDGGDVSGYREPKIVVDIGYGDREYWAFTNEHGQLARVVAAEIIVQDDHNEPVLSTGRYYSDEAKVPGVESDILDEGHVIADSLGGVSNAYNITPQESTLNRHGDQAYMEDVIRDASGATNFEAIITYPDTDTQIPSSYQYTYTVMGNEVVDTFDNVNPDEVNESLGLTGSEPADSSSETTDSEPTESAPANTGGDVSSVDLNGNGQVTIKEAEEAGFSMPIMSDHWLYPHMRDNDNDGMVGE, from the coding sequence ATGGATGTCGTGTTTATTTTATTAATGCTGCTTGCCTTATTGGCTTTCGCTGCGAGCATCGTTATGTTACTCGTCAGTGCTTTGTTCAAAAAAGGGCTGACTGTTAAGCAAAGTGCTCTTGCGGCGGGTGTTTCATTTGCAGTGATAATTGGCTCTTTTATTGGCTTCGGATTTACAGCAGACGAAGTTGAAACTGCAGCCAGCGTCGAAAGTGAACAGGTGGAAGCGCAGAAAGAAAAATCGGCCAAGGAAAAAGCTGAAGAACAACGTATTGCTCAGGAAGAAGCTGAGAAACAGGCTGCGGAAGAAAAGAAAAAAGAAAAAGCGGCAGCTGAGAAGCTTGTGAAAGAGAAAGAAGCGCAGGAACTGGCTGCTAAAGAAAAAGCATCTTCGGAAGCAGAAGCCAAACTAAATGATGAACTGTTCGCAGGATACGAAATGATCGAAGTGGATGGCGGTGATGTGTCTGGATATCGCGAACCTAAAATCGTTGTCGACATTGGGTATGGGGACCGTGAATATTGGGCATTTACGAATGAACACGGGCAACTGGCGCGTGTCGTTGCTGCCGAAATAATTGTACAGGATGACCATAACGAACCTGTATTATCGACCGGCAGATATTATTCTGATGAGGCGAAGGTTCCTGGCGTCGAAAGTGACATATTAGATGAAGGGCATGTCATTGCTGATTCTCTCGGCGGAGTGTCGAATGCCTACAATATTACTCCACAGGAAAGTACGCTTAACCGGCATGGTGATCAAGCTTATATGGAAGACGTCATCCGCGATGCAAGTGGAGCTACTAATTTTGAAGCCATTATCACCTATCCGGATACGGATACGCAGATTCCTTCAAGTTATCAGTATACGTATACGGTAATGGGCAACGAAGTCGTTGACACCTTTGACAACGTGAACCCTGATGAAGTAAACGAATCGCTCGGTTTAACAGGCAGTGAGCCTGCTGATTCAAGCAGTGAAACCACAGACAGTGAGCCTACAGAGTCAGCCCCTGCAAACACAGGCGGAGATGTTTCCAGTGTTGATCTAAACGGCAATGGACAGGTGACGATCAAAGAAGCAGAAGAAGCAGGTTTCAGCATGCCCATCATGAGCGATCATTGGTTGTACCCCCATATGCGGGATAATGATAATGACGGCATGGTCGGCGAGTAA